One window from the genome of Pararhizobium gei encodes:
- the bcsN gene encoding cellulose biosynthesis protein BcsN, translated as MPVFASPSLRQVLAGVLTLVTLAGCGARDGVRLSDAAISVPDETAFALPAAGGPSVVSIVERRFSNSTQQDIFLFTSASTPGQNFLRVQLFGPVGLQMDGQKSLGYSSIRASEISKEMRAAIPGVALARSPLFLQNNYGPFGYAYGRGRGNDACIYAWQQVRSLDGERTVFQNRGTIQVRLRLCEEGASEEKLLSVMYGYTIRGAFNAAGWNPYGEPSKADPGLGRTGNPIYPKTEDLRDAAVPVIRETRPRPVKTTVRPLRTLEKVQPAREAVREETLPLPTSADIEAVVVPSPACVTQPEDAAACK; from the coding sequence TTGCCTGTATTTGCCTCTCCATCTCTTCGGCAAGTGCTTGCGGGCGTTCTGACCCTGGTGACACTTGCCGGCTGTGGTGCACGCGACGGCGTCCGCCTGTCCGACGCGGCCATATCGGTCCCGGACGAAACGGCCTTCGCCCTGCCGGCGGCCGGCGGCCCCTCGGTCGTCAGCATCGTCGAACGGCGTTTCAGCAACAGCACACAGCAGGATATCTTCCTGTTCACCTCTGCCTCGACACCCGGGCAGAATTTCCTGCGCGTCCAGCTTTTCGGGCCGGTCGGCCTTCAGATGGACGGGCAAAAGTCTCTCGGCTACTCTTCCATCCGCGCAAGCGAGATTTCAAAGGAGATGCGCGCCGCCATACCGGGCGTTGCCTTGGCGCGGTCTCCACTCTTCCTGCAGAACAATTATGGTCCCTTCGGCTATGCCTATGGCCGCGGGCGGGGAAACGATGCTTGTATCTATGCCTGGCAGCAGGTCCGGTCGCTCGATGGCGAGCGGACGGTTTTCCAGAACAGGGGAACGATCCAGGTGCGCCTGCGCCTTTGCGAGGAGGGCGCCAGCGAGGAAAAGCTGCTGAGCGTCATGTACGGCTACACCATCCGTGGCGCATTCAACGCGGCCGGCTGGAACCCCTATGGTGAGCCGTCGAAAGCCGATCCAGGCCTTGGGCGCACGGGCAATCCAATCTATCCGAAAACGGAGGATCTGCGCGATGCGGCGGTCCCAGTTATCCGTGAAACACGGCCTCGACCGGTTAAAACGACGGTCCGGCCGCTAAGGACTCTGGAAAAAGTGCAGCCTGCGAGGGAAGCTGTACGGGAAGAAACCCTTCCTTTACCAACAAGCGCGGATATAGAGGCTGTCGTTGTTCCCTCGCCAGCCTGTGTAACGCAGCCGGAGGACGCCGCGGCGTGTAAGTAG